cacatcatcatcaacaagaggagtgatatcaaaatctacaaggaaagttgaagacgtttaaggtttacaggcaacattacagaaatgagcagatttcggattcaagtaaagcaacaaaacaaggagcagaatttctacatgttgaagacttatgtacaagagcgagAATTATCAAGATGAGGGTTCAAGAattttatgatatcaagacatacaagttgtgaagaatcaagcggtaaagtacttacaccatgacctttgtacttgccactttattttatttgtttcattttctcttgtcaaaaaagaaaaaaaaaagacaagagaaaattttgttaggtttattattagttttattgtttgttttgttttcattttgtgtatttttgtatttttcttgtctgaataaaaaaaaaacaagaaaaatgtgttgtatcatattttggtttgtttttagtttttctctttcaataaagccaatgggaaagaaggaatatccataatgaagtttcaagcaacaaggatttgaagaaaacgagttacattgtcaagattctacgaagttcaagagttatcatcaagagttgaagaccgaagacgaatatgaagacaaggattgaagaccaaagacgtttctatggatgttgtgagagtggtgctagttgcaagtcgaacggataacgaggtaagtaagcatattcccaccttatttaagtggttgatttcctttcttagagatcgtcagaaaaaaaaggttttcaaaatgataaaagatgtgggttttcaaaacaattcggagggtttttcattcctactattcaacgtgtcacgggattctctcttcattcctacctggacacatgtgtgacccataaaaaagttgtttattattgagagcaacttcataaaaccctttctggtgaggcagagtcgagactttcgatcactctcgaGCCTggattctttcgataagggatggttatttttctctcaacttttaaagatgagattgtgttcataaatatgtctaacttcttatgactagtgtgcagaatctctatatcttcttagcgcgttggatgttatCATTTTGGAGAACTAGTAAATtgtaaaagtaggttttgtgggtatatctctagtaaaccctcacgagactataactcgtccactacggacacctaggggtttaaaggcctgttgcacatgctaagtgcatccgtTTTCTCGACgatatggagttgttgtattttagatagtttgctcgaggactagcaaaagccaagtgtgggggaatttgttaagtgcatattttgcatatatttagtgtcgaatccatgctagtaattgcttatattctttCAAATTATTGTACATTACGTTTCTTTTTctctatttgtgttttattagatgaatcatctaaaagaagtgaatttgcactttattgtgcaataaaagaagctagctataAATGGAGAAAGGCCAAATACCAAGTGCAACTCGTTGAAGTTTAGGAGTTCTTGGTATCATCTTGAAGAGGACAAAAAGACGAAGTCAACAACGAAAGAATGAAGTCATTCCGACAtcatatgaagattttatggGCACTCGAAGTAAGTCAAAGTGCGCGAACAGAATTTATAAAGGCACCCCTATTTCTGTTAGAGGCTGCCACCTTTTTCATAATTAAGCTTGATAATTTTGATGATAAAAGCTATATCTGGAAAGGTCTCTGGATTGTTGAATCTCAAAATCTTAAACTAAGAGCTTGGGAACCTAATTTCAATCCAGAGAATCTACTTCAGCTTTTGTATGGGTAATGTTTCCTGGTCTCAGTATTGAATATTGGAAAGAGAATATCATTTTACAGATGGGTAATAAGATTGGAAAAGCTATtaaagttgatgaaacaactctgaAGAAGGAAATTAGATACTATGCAAGTGTTTTGGTAGAAATAGATTTATCCAAATTTATTCCAAGTAAAATTTGGGTTGAATCTAAGTATAAAAAGTTTGAACAAGCCATTCAGATTCCAATTCTACCCAAATTTTGTAACCATTGCCAGATGATTGGTCACCTTGTAGCAGAATGTAGAAAAAGAAGTGTTTCATCACCAACAATTCCAATTCATGAATCCATAATGGAACAACCTAAGAAAAAGTAGAGACCAAAAAAACCTCAAGAGGGTGTTGGTTTTGATATTTGCTTTCCGGAGAATTCTGCATCCACTCCTTCTGATTCAAATGTGAATAACCTCACTAATGCTGAGAAGGTTACATCAACTTCCCAACAAAGTGAACCTTCTTCTGGTAGATTTCATATTCTTCAAGAATCTCAAGAATTATTCGCAGGTACTTTAGACTCTCATGTGGAATTTCCAATACTTTCAGTTGATAAGCTCTTGAACTTGTGTTCCAATACTCCTAGTATCACAAATGTGGTTAACTTGCTACCACCTATTGTTCCTGCTATTAATCCTGCTTCATCAAGTGATCAAGAAATACTAAGACAggggaaaaataaaaatgttcaaaaagaaaaagttgcaaAGCCTAATGTCACTACAAGAAAGCAAGCAGCTAATTCAGATACTGAGAATAAAGTTAAAGATGTTGGAATTATTGGAAACAAGAAAATTCAGGGTAAGAAAGTCCAAAAGCTTCTCAAACTCATTCTTATCAATGAGAATAGTTTACTGAATGTCAGGGGCTTAAGAATATTAAAAGCAACTGACAAACTGAGAAGTTTAGTTTCATCTTTTTTGTCCTTCCTTAATTTGGTTAGCAGAACCTAAAATAAATGTGAAATCAGATACTATAAAGAAATTGAGATTAGCTGGAATAAAGAACAAAGTTATACATAATTCTTCTGACGGTAGCAAAGGAAATATTTGGCTATTATGGAGTTCAGCAATTTCAGAACCAAAAGTCATATCAAATACTAAACAAGAAATCACTGCGGAAGTGGTAGACTCAATAATAACAGGAATTCATGCAGCACATTTGGCAGTTGATAGAAGAGAGTTGTGGAACACTTTGGAAGAAATTAATTCCTTAAATAAACCATGGATAATCATTGGAGACTTTAATGTTGTCCTAAGTATTGATGAGAAAAAAGGTGGAAGAAAACCTCTAAGAATAGCAATGCTAGAGTTCAATAATTGTGTTCATAATTGTGAGCTCATTCAAGCTCCAAGAACTGGATTGGATTATTCTTGGTGCAATAATAGAGCAGGATCAAAAAGAATAGTATGAAATTTAGACAGAGCTTTCTATAACACTAAATGGTTAGAACAAAATCCAAGTTGGGGTTACATTGTGGGAGCAAGAGGTGTTTATGATCATGGTTATCTGTGTGAAGAAAATGCTTCTATTCCAAAGCCAAAAAACATTCCCTTTAGAGATCTAAAAGTTTGGTTAGAACACGATGGATTCCTCAAATTAATAGAAGAATTTTGGAAGCTTCCAATTGATGGAAATCCTGgctttatattcttgacaaaactTAAAAGGTTGAAGCAAATTATAAAAGATTGGAATTGGAATGTGTTTGGAGATGTTAAACATAAACTCCAGTTGCCTGAGAAGAATGTGTTGAAAGCAGCTTTAGAATCAGATGAAAATCCAAGTGACATAAAGTTATTGAACAATCTTGTCACGGCTAGAGGCATACAAGAAGTACTCTCTTAGCAGAATAATGAAATAGAAAGGCAGAAATTAAGAGTCAAGTGGTTGAAAGAAGGTACTTCCAACTCAAAATATTTTCATGTAAAAATGAAAATTAGACAAACCCAAAATGCTATTGTCGAACTAGAAAATAATGAGGGAAATATAATATCAAGTCAACAAGATATCTCTGAAGTTCTTTTAAAACACTTTGAAGACAAATTTAAGTTCCAGCACACTCACACGGTAGATGGTGTTTTTGATGCAATTCCTATACTTGTTCATGCTGAAGATAATCAAATGTTAGCAGCTATTCCTTCCTTTGATGAAATCCATAAAGCAGTATTGGATATGGATCCTGATAGTGCTCCAGGACCATATGGATTCAGTGGATGGTTCTACAAAGCTACTTGGCACATCATTGGTGAAGATTTTTTAAATCTATACAACACTGCTGGACCAAAGGTTTCGTTCCAACTGGTATGAACTCTAACTTCTTATTTCTTCCAAAGGTCAAAAATTCTAAGAAAGCTAACCAGTTCAGACCAATTGGACTGATGAATTTTAGCTTTAAGGTTTTCACAAAAATAATTACAACAAGGTTGAGCAAGATTATTCATAGGATTGTTTCCCCTCAGCAAGGAGCTTTTATTAAAAGGAGAAACATCCAAGATCAAATAGTTTTAGCTTCAGAACTTGTTAATGAATTGGAAACCAAAAGAAGGGGAGGAAATATGGCTCTAAAAATTGATATTGCACAAGCTTATGATTCCATCAGTTGGCAATTCCTCTTCCAAGCTatgaaaagttttggtttttctgAAAAACACATAGAATGGATCCATATATTATTGAAGTCAAGAAAAATCTCTGTCTTGATCAATGGAGGTCCAGTTGGCTATTTCAGTGTTTGGAGAGGACTCAGACAAGGAGATCCATTATCTCCATTATTATTTGTTATAACAGAGGTTGTTCTTAGTAGAACCATTAGCTCAATGGTGGATAAAAATCTTCTCATTCCAATGGTTAACATAAATGGAATCCAACCAACCCAtatattttttgttgatgatattTTCATGTTTTGCAATGGAGACAAAAAAAATCTTAGAAGATTGATGAAAACTCTTAAAGACTACCAACAAGCTTCAGGCCAAATTGTCAGTGCTTCAAAGAGTAAATGTTTTGTTGGAGGTACAAGTGATTCAACAAAATTACAACTAGTTGAAGAGTGTATATGGCTTTATCATCATATCCTGATATATATCTTGGCATTATCTTAAATCCAGGAGTGGTAAAAACTTCTCAAGTGTGGGGAATTGTGGAGTATCTTCAAGACAAGTTAACTGGATGGATTGGGAACTTATTATCTTTTCAAGAAAGAATTATCCTGGTGAAATTTGTTCTCAACAGTATTCTTATTTATAGTATGTATGTCTATAAATGGCCTGCAAAAATCTTACAAGAAtgtgaaaaaatcataaagaatTTCCTTTGGTATGGAGATTCAAATATAAGAAAAATGATTACATTAAAATAGCACAAAGTTTGCTCTCCTCTTTCTGAAGGTGGTTTGGGTATTAAAAGGCTACATATTCTCAATAAAGCTTTGCTTATGAAATTATGCTGAAAAATtcaaaatggagaagaagaatggaCCAAATTCTTTAGAGCTAAATATCGGAACAAGGAAGGATAATGGATTTTATATTACAAAAAATCCTCAATTTGGCCTGGAATTAAATGGGTCCTCTCTGAAGTAAACAATCACTCAAGATGGCTAATTGGAGATAGTAAAAACATTTCAGTGTGGAAGGATGCTTGGTTAAAAGAAAAGCCTTTATGTGAACTATATCCATAAAATGAGGTGATGCTGAATAAGCCAAACTTAAAAGTTGCAGATTTCCTGCATAATGGTGAATGGACAATTCCACCAGAATACTCAAGTTTCTTTGGTGATAATGAACTTACAGTGGTGGATAACAAGGGAGATAGGAGGATCTGGTGTGGAACTTCCACATGTAACTTTTTTGTTGCTTCTGCAATTGAACtcataagaaaaaaatatccaGCATTACAATGGACAACGCATGTTTGGCATAATAGTATACATCCCAGTATCTCTAATAATGTATGGAAGATAGTAAGGAATGTAGTGCCATCAGATGATAACATGAAAAGAATGAACTTCCAACTAGCATCTAGATGGCCTTTCTGCAAGCAAGCTGAAGAGAATTTAGAACACATTCTTTGGTTCTGTAACTTCAGTGAGATTATTTAGAAGTGGTTGGGAGGAATTTTTAATTTTCTCAATCCAAAATCTCTGGAGGATATTCTAAATTATGCACATTCAAAGAGTCCTGCAGTGAAAGAAATTTGGAGAACTGCAACTTTCATCACAATGAAGGAAATATGGTTCTTAAGAAATAAAGTGGTGTATGGTAATGCTTCAGCAGATCAAGAATTTGTGAAAAGAAGAGTAGTGAAATTTACTCATGACAGTGACTGCAGAATGAAACAACCAATGTGGAACTCTACTTATGACCAGGAAGTTATAAAGTTCTTCAATCTCAGTTGCAGGAAAGTTAAAACTTTTCAGGTTAAAGAATTCTTCTTTGCCCTCCcaaaagagaatcaaatcctgTTTTGATGTGATGGAGCATCAAAAGGTGATCCTGGTCAAGCTGGTTTTGGATTTATGGGGAGAGACTGGAATGGAGAAGTACTAGTAGATGCCTCAGGGGGTATGGGCATTGCAACAAATTTTCTTGCAGAGGTAATGACAGTCTTATGTGCAGGTGAGTGGGTAATTTTTAAAGGCTTACTAAATGTCTGCTTTAGATCAGATTCAAAGGCAACCGTTGCAGCATTTATATCAAGGAATCTTCCTTGGATAGCTATCACCAGATGGAACAACATATGTGCTAAACTTCAATGAGAGTTCATTCACAGCTTCAGAGAAATCAATTTCTCTGCGGATTCATTAGCAAAAAAGGAAGCAAGTCTCAATAAGGGATAATACATTTTGTACACAGGAAACCTCCTTTCCTTAAAAAGTTACAAAttcctttcttttcttattttagatTTCAATAATTCATTGTAAGCCTAGTTAAAAAAGGCTCAATTTTGCTAAGTCTAATAATGGGCTTTGTGCTGTAATtttgaatatttttggttttaataaAATTCAATATTACTGAGCAAAAAAAACGATAACATGTATATCCGTGATTCTGACAGGAGTAAACAAaatttcaaggaaaaataaaactcACGGAGGGAGTTGTATCAGTAGAAGCTTGAGAAGGTCAGTGGAAATTTACACTATGACAGGCTAATAAGGTTAAGCCAGgattgttgggctggacttcttcCTCAAGCATGAGCCCATGAAGACAGTTTGGACGTGGGTTGTTCTTTCACACGAGCTATACGTGATTTTAGTGCTAGTTTGGCTAGTTTTGGCAACTGCTTTGACCGGGATTCGACGCACGAGCACATCAATATTTGGGACATCTAAATAAGAGATATTTCTATCATTAATAGCTTTTTAATTTTGAACGACGCCTTTGGAGAGAAGAATACAAGgaagaaaagttagggttttgaagcgATTTCATTATCGTAACGATTTCTCTTCCattttcttatatgtttaacATGGGTATTTCTACATcgatgagtagctaaacccacaattgattgaggatgaattatgAGTTCTAGACTTGATTTGGATTAATATATACAtctattttgagttcttcatatgattattgtttgatTCTACTTTAATGAATtctatgattgattaattgattgctctaggtggccaactataatagtttattgattgatttattgctagtaaagggttatgATATCCTTGAATAAcccatacacaagtagaaaatgtGAGACCTTGTGGAGGGATTCTATGAAGCAATCGTGTGTAGAGCAACATTAGAAAGTGGAcgttgcgctaagagtctaactactaagatTAATCTAAGTCATAAAATATAAATCATTTGACcaagttacaccttgagtgcgctactattGGTGACTTggacgaatagaatctgatattcgaGCACTTCGGTATCCAGTGACCAAGGGACTTTAGGGGATAGCACTgcgctagttgttattccacagTTGATAacaatctatgattaatgatgaattgatgaatatgTTAACTCATTGatggtttagtaacgaagaaggattcatcGATCATCTCTCTCCGTATTTCTTACAACTTAATCTTTTAATTACTTTGTTTGTTTACttttaaatctaaaacaaaacctccCGTTGTGACTTTTTGAACAACTAAATCTCATTGCTCTtcatgggaacgaacttgactttcattatattacttgttaattgagtgaAATTAAGATCACTAATTTGTTGCACCCACGACACGCATCAGCcgctgttgacatttgaatagcaaatgcttttactccccctaaaggcaagctaggtaaatattcaatccaaacatctttgttattccccttttgtattaAGAATTACT
This genomic interval from Papaver somniferum cultivar HN1 unplaced genomic scaffold, ASM357369v1 unplaced-scaffold_33, whole genome shotgun sequence contains the following:
- the LOC113342013 gene encoding uncharacterized protein LOC113342013, giving the protein MKIRQTQNAIVELENNEGNIISSQQDISEVLLKHFEDKFKFQHTHTVDGVFDAIPILVHAEDNQMLAAIPSFDEIHKAVLDMDPDSAPGPYGFSGWFYKATWHIIGEDFLNLYNTAGPKVSFQLQGAFIKRRNIQDQIVLASELVNELETKRRGGNMALKIDIAQAYDSISWQFLFQAMKSFGFSEKHIEWIHILLKSRKISVLINGGPVGYFSVWRGLRQGDPLSPLLFVITEVVLSRTISSMVDKNLLIPMVNINGIQPTHIFFVDDIFMFCNGDKKNLRRLMKTLKDYQQASGQIVSASKSKCFVGGDPGQAGFGFMGRDWNGEVLVDASGGMGIATNFLAEVMTVLCADSKATVAAFISRNLPWIAITRWNNICAKLQ